One window of the Marmota flaviventris isolate mMarFla1 chromosome 2, mMarFla1.hap1, whole genome shotgun sequence genome contains the following:
- the Sun5 gene encoding SUN domain-containing protein 5 → MPRSRNTGDPGSLCEDGIPNVRPRRCNPRARNTSRMAMDPSPSRNDSFPLPARINAPAISLTQFLLGYLSWIACLAYFLRTQAQQVLFNACRCRLFFQKLMEKTGVLVLCVFGFWMFSMHLPSKMEVWQDDSINSPLQSLRMYQEKVRHHTGEIQDLRGSMNQLIARLQEMEAMSDEQRMTQKIMKMIQGDYIEKPDFALKSIGASIDFEHTSATYNYEKARSCWNWIRLWNYAQPPDVILEPNMTPGNCWAFTGDRGQVTIRLAQKVYLFNITLQHIPKSISLSGSVDTAPKDFVIYGMESSPREEVFLGAFQFQPENTIQMFHLQNHPPRAFGAVKVKISSNWGNPRFTCLYRVRVHGSVTLPKETPN, encoded by the exons ATGCCACGGTCAAGGAACACTGGGGACCCAGGTTCCCTATGCGAAGATGGGATCCCCAATGTTAGGCCCAGGAG ATGCAACCCGCGAGCCCGGAACACCAGCAGGATGGCGATGGACCCCTCACCCAGCAGGA ATGACAGCTTCCCGTTGCCCGCCCGCATCAATGCCCCGGCCATCAGCCTGACTCAGTTCCTGCTGGGATATCTGT CCTGGATCGCCTGCCTGGCCTACTTCCTGAGGACCCAGGCCCAGCAGGTCCTCTTCAACGCCTGCCG GTGCAGGCTGTTCTTCCAGAAGCTCATGGAGAAGACGGGCGTGCTGGTCCTCTGCGTTTTCG GATTCTGGATGTTTTCTATGCATTTACCATCAAAAATGGAAGTCTGGCAG GATGACAGCATAAATAGTCCATTGCAGAGTTTGAG GATGTACCAGGAGAAGGTGCGACATCACACTGGGGAAATCCAGGACCTCCGAGGCAGCATGAACCAGCTCATTGCCAGACTCCAAGAAATGGAGGCCATGTCAGATGAG CAAAGAATGACCCAGAAAATAATGAAGATGATACAAGGCGATTACATTGAAAAGCCGGACTTTGCCCTTAAGTCTATAG GGGCCAGCATAGACTTCGAGCACACCTCAGCCACCTACAACTACGAAAAGGCTCGCTCCTGCTGGAACTGGATCCGGCTGTGGAACTACGCGCAGCCCCCAGACGTGATTCTCGAG CCCAACATGACACCTGGCAACTGCTGGGCCTTCACAGGTGACCGTGGCCAGGTGACCATCCGGCTGGCCCAGAAGGTCTACCTGTTCAACATCACCCTGCAGCACATCCCCAAATCCATCTCGCTGTCCGGCAGCGTGGACACGGCCCCCAAGGACTTCGTCATCTAC GGCATGGAGAGCTCCCCCAGGGAGGAGGTGTTCCTGGGAGCCTTCCAGTTCCAGCCAGAAAACACCATCCAGATGTTCCACCTCCAG AACCATCCACCTCGAGCTTTTGGTGCTGTCAAGGTGAAGATCTCAAGCAACTGGGGGAACCCTCGCTTCACCTGCCTGTACCGAGTGCGCGTGCATGGCTCTGTGACCCTGCCCAAAGAGACTCCTAACTAG